In the genome of Candidatus Zixiibacteriota bacterium, one region contains:
- a CDS encoding thiolase domain-containing protein (Catalyzes the synthesis of acetoacetyl coenzyme A from two molecules of acetyl coenzyme A. It can also act as a thiolase, catalyzing the reverse reaction and generating two-carbon units from the four-carbon product of fatty acid oxidation), with protein sequence MRTVCVVGVGMSTWGEVWRKSLRQLFVDAALEAIDKSGVDHLDSLYIGCMSSGLFVHQEHLG encoded by the coding sequence ATGAGAACAGTTTGTGTTGTCGGGGTTGGCATGAGCACCTGGGGCGAAGTATGGCGCAAGTCTCTTCGTCAGCTCTTTGTCGACGCCGCACTTGAAGCAATAGACAAATCCGGGGTTGACCACCTCGATTCACTTTACATCGGCTGTATGTCCAGTGGGCTATTTGTCCACCAGGAACATCTCGG